A region from the Sandaracinus amylolyticus genome encodes:
- a CDS encoding FmdB family zinc ribbon protein — translation MPTYEYSCEACGAGWEMEQRISENPVKVCPKCGAEKAKRLISGGNFMLKGEGWYKDLYHKPAAKKSSGESGGGSSGGDSGGSSSSGSSSSGGSESKAATS, via the coding sequence ATGCCGACGTACGAGTACAGCTGTGAGGCGTGTGGCGCCGGTTGGGAGATGGAGCAGCGCATCTCCGAGAACCCGGTGAAGGTCTGCCCGAAGTGCGGCGCGGAGAAGGCGAAGCGCCTGATCTCGGGCGGCAACTTCATGCTCAAGGGCGAGGGCTGGTACAAGGACCTCTACCACAAGCCCGCCGCGAAGAAGTCCAGCGGCGAGTCCGGTGGGGGATCGAGCGGCGGTGACTCCGGGGGCTCGTCGAGCTCGGGGTCGTCGAGCTCGGGCGGCAGCGAGTCGAAGGCCGCGACGAGCTGA
- a CDS encoding PspA/IM30 family protein — MGFFGRLATLIKSNLNDLISKSEDPEKMLNQIILDMNAQLVEAKKQVAIAIADEKRLHRQWQSEKAVSDEWHKKAMLAVRAGDDALAKEALQRKKEHEQIAKAFEDQWKKQNIAVNQVKAALQALNNKIGEAKRKKDVLIARNNRAKAMQEIQKTMGSLQDTSAFDAFSRMEQKIEQAEAEAEAAGELHEEYSGDVLKNKFARLEQTAGADADLEELKREMGLMPAREAAVPARVEAEEAPMDEAEMAELEAALEELKKREEMAKG, encoded by the coding sequence ATGGGTTTCTTCGGCCGCCTCGCGACGCTGATCAAGAGCAATCTGAACGACCTGATCTCCAAGTCGGAAGATCCGGAGAAGATGCTCAACCAGATCATCCTCGACATGAACGCGCAGCTCGTCGAGGCGAAGAAGCAGGTCGCGATCGCGATCGCCGACGAGAAGCGACTGCACCGCCAATGGCAGAGCGAGAAAGCCGTCTCGGACGAGTGGCACAAAAAGGCGATGCTCGCGGTGCGCGCGGGTGACGACGCCCTCGCGAAGGAAGCGCTCCAGCGGAAGAAGGAGCACGAGCAAATCGCGAAGGCGTTCGAGGATCAGTGGAAGAAGCAGAACATCGCGGTCAACCAGGTGAAGGCCGCGCTGCAGGCGCTGAACAACAAGATCGGTGAGGCGAAGCGCAAGAAGGACGTCCTCATCGCGCGCAACAACCGCGCGAAGGCGATGCAGGAGATCCAGAAGACGATGGGGTCCCTCCAGGACACCAGCGCCTTCGATGCGTTCTCGCGGATGGAGCAGAAGATCGAGCAGGCCGAGGCGGAGGCCGAGGCCGCGGGCGAGCTCCACGAGGAGTACTCGGGCGACGTGCTGAAGAACAAGTTCGCGCGGCTCGAGCAGACGGCGGGCGCGGACGCGGACCTCGAGGAGCTGAAGCGCGAGATGGGGCTGATGCCGGCGCGCGAGGCGGCGGTGCCGGCGCGTGTCGAGGCGGAGGAAGCGCCGATGGACGAGGCCGAGATGGCCGAGCTCGAGGCCGCGCTCGAAGAGCTCAAGAAGCGCGAGGAGATGGCGAAGGGCTGA